A DNA window from Streptomyces canus contains the following coding sequences:
- the nth gene encoding endonuclease III — MVVRRDSAVGEQGAGGGKKTAKAAGKAPVEKRASAKKAAPVRKAAAVKKATVAPKKAAAPVKKASATKTVAVKSPRNESRTALVRRARRINRELAEVFPYAHPELDFENPFQLIVATVLSAQTTDLRVNQTTPALFAKYPTPEDLAAANPEEVEEILRPTGFFRAKTKSVIGLSKALVENFGGEVPGRLEDLVTLPGVGRKTAFVVLGNAFGRPGVTVDTHFMRLVRRWQWTDETDPDKIEAAVTALFPKSDWTDLSHHVIWHGRRICHARKPACGACPITPLCPAYGEGETDPEKAKKLLKYEKGGFPGQRLNPPQAYLDAGGKAALPLGASE, encoded by the coding sequence GTGGTTGTACGTCGAGATTCCGCTGTGGGCGAACAGGGCGCCGGGGGCGGAAAGAAAACGGCAAAAGCGGCAGGGAAGGCTCCGGTGGAGAAGAGGGCTTCGGCGAAGAAAGCGGCTCCCGTGAGGAAGGCCGCCGCCGTGAAGAAAGCGACCGTCGCTCCCAAGAAGGCGGCGGCCCCGGTGAAGAAGGCCTCGGCCACGAAGACGGTCGCCGTGAAGTCCCCGCGGAACGAGTCGCGGACCGCCCTCGTCCGCCGTGCCCGGCGCATCAACCGCGAGCTTGCGGAGGTGTTTCCGTACGCTCACCCCGAGTTGGACTTCGAGAATCCCTTCCAGCTGATCGTGGCGACGGTCCTGTCCGCGCAGACCACCGACCTGAGGGTCAATCAGACGACCCCCGCGCTGTTCGCCAAGTACCCGACCCCCGAGGATCTGGCCGCGGCCAACCCCGAGGAGGTCGAGGAGATCCTCCGGCCGACCGGGTTCTTCCGAGCCAAGACCAAGTCGGTGATAGGGCTGTCCAAGGCCCTCGTGGAGAACTTCGGCGGTGAGGTCCCGGGGCGGCTCGAGGACCTCGTCACGCTGCCCGGTGTGGGCCGCAAGACCGCCTTCGTCGTCCTCGGCAACGCCTTCGGGCGGCCCGGCGTCACCGTCGACACGCACTTCATGCGACTGGTCAGGCGCTGGCAGTGGACCGACGAGACCGACCCGGACAAGATCGAGGCCGCCGTCACCGCGCTCTTCCCCAAGAGCGACTGGACGGACCTGTCGCACCACGTCATCTGGCACGGCCGTCGTATCTGCCACGCCCGCAAGCCCGCCTGCGGCGCCTGCCCCATCACCCCGCTCTGCCCGGCCTACGGCGAGGGCGAGACGGACCCGGAGAAGGCGAAGAAGCTCCTCAAGTACGAGAAGGGCGGCTTCCCCGGACAGCGGCTGAACCCGCCGCAGGCCTATCTGGACGCCGGAGGCAAGGCCGCACTGCCACTGGGGGCCTCCGAGTGA
- a CDS encoding MarP family serine protease — MNVLDILLLVAAVWFAIVGYRQGFVVGILSVIGFLGGGLVAVYTLPVIWDALTDHTEVGTVAAVVAVVVVIVCASVGQALTTHLGNKLRRYITWSPARALDATGGALVNVLAMLLVAWLIGSALAQTTMPTVGKEVRSSKVLLGVQEALPGAADTWFKDFTSVLAQNGFPQVFSPFSNEPIKEVQPPDPKLAHSAVATRAQRSIVKVMGTAQSCGKVLEGSGFVFGDRRVMTNAHVVGGVDEPTVQIGGEGRKYDATVVLYDWERDIAVLDVPDLDAPALQFTSQDAASGDSAIVAGFPENGSYDVRSARVRGRIDAHGPDIYHRGTVSRDVYSLYATVRQGNSGGPLLTPEGRVYGVVFAKSLDDADTGYALTADEIQEDIAKGRTANQQVDSDSCAL, encoded by the coding sequence GTGAACGTGCTGGACATCCTGTTGCTGGTCGCCGCCGTGTGGTTCGCGATCGTCGGCTATCGCCAGGGCTTCGTCGTCGGCATCCTGTCGGTGATCGGATTCCTGGGCGGCGGTCTCGTCGCCGTCTACACCCTCCCGGTCATCTGGGACGCGCTGACCGACCACACGGAGGTCGGCACGGTCGCCGCCGTCGTCGCCGTGGTCGTCGTCATCGTCTGCGCCTCCGTCGGCCAGGCCCTGACCACCCACCTCGGCAACAAGCTGCGCCGGTACATCACCTGGTCCCCGGCCCGCGCCCTGGACGCGACCGGCGGCGCCCTCGTCAACGTCCTCGCGATGCTCCTGGTCGCCTGGCTCATCGGCTCCGCCCTCGCCCAGACCACCATGCCGACGGTCGGCAAGGAGGTCCGTAGCTCCAAGGTGCTCCTCGGCGTGCAGGAGGCGCTGCCGGGCGCTGCCGACACCTGGTTCAAGGACTTCACCTCGGTCCTCGCGCAGAACGGCTTCCCGCAGGTCTTCAGCCCGTTCTCCAACGAGCCGATCAAGGAGGTCCAGCCGCCCGACCCCAAGCTCGCCCACAGCGCCGTCGCCACCCGTGCCCAGCGCTCCATCGTCAAGGTCATGGGCACCGCGCAGAGCTGCGGCAAGGTCCTGGAGGGCTCCGGCTTCGTGTTCGGTGACCGCCGCGTCATGACCAACGCCCATGTCGTCGGCGGCGTCGACGAGCCCACGGTCCAGATAGGCGGCGAGGGCCGCAAGTACGACGCCACGGTCGTCCTCTACGACTGGGAGCGCGACATCGCCGTACTGGACGTCCCCGATCTGGACGCGCCCGCGCTGCAGTTCACGTCCCAGGACGCCGCCAGCGGGGACAGCGCGATCGTCGCGGGCTTCCCGGAGAACGGCTCGTACGACGTCCGCTCCGCGCGCGTGCGCGGGCGCATCGACGCCCACGGACCGGACATCTACCACCGGGGCACCGTCAGCCGCGATGTCTACTCCCTCTACGCGACCGTCCGCCAGGGCAACTCCGGCGGCCCGTTGCTGACCCCGGAGGGCAGGGTGTACGGCGTGGTCTTCGCCAAGTCGCTCGACGACGCCGACACCGGGTACGCGCTCACCGCGGACGAGATCCAGGAGGACATCGCCAAGGGGCGCACCGCGAACCAGCAGGTGGACAGCGACAGCTGCGCGCTGTGA
- a CDS encoding phage holin family protein, with protein MSAPDGSPVGAERSIGQLFASATTEMSALVHDEIALAKAQLKQDVKRGAMSGGAFSVAGAVLLFSLPMLNFALAYGIRTWSDWNLAVCFLLSFAANVLVALVLALIGVVFAKKAQKSKGPQKVAASMKETAGVLQNAKPHPRPDDTKVLEERVRNTKAIEAVARSSS; from the coding sequence ATGAGCGCACCCGACGGCAGCCCGGTCGGCGCCGAACGCAGCATCGGCCAGCTGTTCGCCTCGGCGACGACCGAGATGTCTGCGCTGGTGCACGACGAGATCGCGCTGGCGAAGGCGCAGCTCAAGCAGGACGTCAAACGGGGCGCGATGAGCGGCGGCGCGTTCAGCGTGGCCGGCGCGGTCCTGTTGTTCTCCCTGCCGATGCTGAACTTCGCGCTGGCGTACGGCATCCGGACCTGGAGCGACTGGAACCTCGCGGTCTGCTTCCTGCTGTCCTTCGCGGCCAACGTCCTCGTCGCGCTCGTCCTCGCGCTGATCGGCGTCGTCTTCGCGAAGAAGGCGCAGAAGAGCAAGGGCCCGCAGAAGGTCGCCGCGTCGATGAAGGAGACGGCGGGCGTGCTCCAGAACGCCAAGCCCCACCCGCGACCCGACGACACCAAGGTCCTGGAGGAGCGGGTCCGAAACACGAAGGCCATCGAGGCTGTGGCACGCTCGTCGTCATGA
- the nhaA gene encoding Na+/H+ antiporter NhaA, translating into MSAPPRKVLGRLSLPERTFVADALRTETVGGVLLLVAAVTALVWANVPALHSSYESVSHYHLGPAALGLDLSVEHWAADGLLAIFFFVAGIELKRELVAGDLKDPKAAALPVVAALCGMAVPALVYTLTNLTGGGSLAGWAVPTATDIAFALAVLAVIGTWLPSALRAFLLTLAVVDDLFAILIIAVFFTAGIDFAALGGAAAGLAVFWFLLRKGVRGWYVYVPLALVIWALMYNSGVHATIAGVAMGLMLRCSTREDEEHSPGEHIEHLVRPLSAGLAVPLFALFSAGVSVSGGALGDVFTQPETLGVVLGLVVGKALGIFGGTWLTARFTRASLSDDLAWADVFAVATLAGIGFTVSLLIGELAFAGEATLADEVKAAVLLGSLIAATLATVLLKLRNAEYRRLYEAEERDEDHSGIPDIYEEDDPAYHLRMAAIHERKAAEHRRIAELKNAERLAEVAGGAGEEDDRRA; encoded by the coding sequence ATGTCCGCGCCCCCTCGCAAGGTTCTCGGACGCCTCTCCCTCCCCGAGCGGACCTTCGTCGCGGACGCACTGCGCACCGAGACGGTCGGCGGTGTGCTGCTGCTCGTCGCCGCGGTCACCGCCCTGGTCTGGGCGAACGTCCCTGCGCTGCACAGCAGTTACGAGAGCGTCAGCCACTACCATCTGGGCCCCGCGGCCCTCGGGCTCGACCTGTCGGTCGAACACTGGGCCGCCGACGGACTCCTCGCGATCTTCTTCTTCGTGGCCGGCATCGAGCTCAAGCGCGAACTGGTGGCCGGTGACCTGAAGGACCCCAAGGCTGCCGCGCTGCCCGTGGTCGCCGCCCTGTGCGGCATGGCCGTACCGGCGCTCGTCTACACGCTCACCAACCTCACCGGCGGCGGCTCCCTGGCCGGTTGGGCCGTGCCCACGGCCACCGACATCGCCTTCGCGCTCGCCGTGCTCGCCGTCATCGGCACCTGGCTGCCGAGCGCGCTGCGCGCCTTCCTGCTGACCCTCGCCGTCGTCGACGACCTCTTCGCGATCCTGATCATCGCGGTCTTCTTCACCGCCGGCATCGACTTCGCCGCGCTCGGCGGCGCGGCCGCCGGTCTCGCGGTCTTCTGGTTCCTGCTGCGCAAGGGCGTGCGCGGGTGGTACGTCTACGTCCCGCTCGCGCTGGTGATCTGGGCGCTGATGTACAACAGCGGGGTCCATGCCACCATCGCGGGCGTCGCGATGGGCCTGATGCTGCGCTGCAGCACGCGGGAGGACGAGGAGCACTCCCCGGGCGAGCACATCGAGCATCTCGTACGACCGCTCTCGGCGGGCCTGGCCGTCCCCCTGTTCGCCCTCTTCAGCGCGGGTGTCTCCGTCTCCGGCGGCGCGCTCGGCGACGTCTTCACCCAGCCGGAGACGCTCGGCGTGGTGCTCGGGCTGGTCGTCGGCAAGGCGCTCGGCATCTTCGGCGGGACGTGGCTCACGGCTCGCTTCACCCGGGCCTCGCTCAGCGACGACCTCGCATGGGCCGACGTGTTCGCGGTGGCGACCCTGGCCGGCATCGGCTTCACCGTGTCGCTGCTCATCGGGGAGCTCGCCTTCGCCGGTGAGGCCACACTGGCCGACGAGGTCAAGGCCGCCGTACTCCTCGGCTCGCTCATCGCGGCCACCCTCGCGACCGTGCTGCTGAAGCTGCGCAACGCCGAGTACCGCAGGCTGTACGAGGCCGAGGAGCGCGACGAGGACCACTCCGGCATTCCGGACATCTACGAGGAGGACGACCCGGCGTACCACCTGCGCATGGCGGCCATCCACGAGCGAAAGGCCGCCGAGCACCGCCGGATCGCCGAGCTCAAGAACGCCGAGCGGCTTGCCGAAGTAGCGGGCGGGGCAGGCGAGGAGGACGACCGTCGGGCATGA
- a CDS encoding alpha/beta fold hydrolase codes for MTDPATPSAQQPASLVRPDGPWTHRDVAANGARFHIAELGDGPLVMFLHGFPQFWWTWRHQLEALADAGFRAVAMDLRGVGGSDRTPRGYDPANLALDVTGVIRSLGEPDAALVGHDLGGYLAWTAAAMRPKLVRRLAVASMPHPRRWRSAMLSDVKQTRAGSYIWGFQRPWVPERQLTADDGALVAELIRDWSGPRQPDDKAVETYRRAICIPSTAHCSIEPYRWMVRSMARPDGIQFNRRMKRPVRVPTLHLHGSLDPVMRTRSAAGSGEYVEAPYRWRLFDGLGHFPHEEDPVAFSTELINWLKDPEPDR; via the coding sequence ATGACCGATCCCGCCACCCCTTCGGCGCAGCAGCCCGCCTCTCTCGTACGGCCCGACGGTCCCTGGACGCACCGGGACGTGGCCGCCAACGGCGCGCGCTTCCACATCGCCGAACTGGGCGACGGACCGCTCGTGATGTTCCTGCACGGCTTCCCGCAGTTCTGGTGGACCTGGCGCCACCAACTGGAGGCGCTCGCCGACGCCGGCTTCCGGGCCGTGGCCATGGATCTGCGCGGCGTCGGCGGCAGCGACCGCACCCCGCGCGGCTACGACCCCGCCAACCTGGCCCTCGACGTCACCGGCGTGATCCGCTCGCTCGGCGAGCCGGACGCCGCCCTGGTCGGCCATGACCTGGGCGGCTATCTGGCGTGGACGGCGGCCGCGATGCGTCCCAAGCTCGTGCGACGGCTCGCGGTCGCCTCTATGCCGCATCCCCGGCGCTGGCGCTCGGCGATGCTGTCGGACGTGAAGCAGACGCGGGCCGGCTCCTACATCTGGGGGTTCCAGCGGCCCTGGGTCCCGGAGCGGCAGCTGACCGCCGACGACGGCGCGCTGGTCGCCGAGCTGATCCGGGACTGGTCCGGCCCGCGCCAGCCGGACGACAAGGCGGTGGAGACGTACCGCAGGGCGATCTGCATCCCCTCGACGGCGCACTGTTCGATCGAGCCGTACCGCTGGATGGTGCGTTCGATGGCCCGTCCCGACGGGATCCAGTTCAACCGGCGCATGAAGCGGCCCGTCCGCGTGCCGACTCTCCACCTGCACGGCTCGCTCGACCCGGTGATGCGCACGCGCAGCGCCGCCGGGTCCGGGGAGTACGTCGAAGCGCCGTACCGCTGGCGGCTGTTCGACGGTCTGGGGCACTTCCCGCACGAAGAGGACCCGGTCGCCTTCTCGACGGAACTGATCAACTGGCTGAAGGATCCCGAACCCGACCGGTGA
- a CDS encoding NUDIX hydrolase — MTRASHTKGVTLSTDGLPSWLDPVVHAVETVEPLQLSRFLPPANGAGRQSAVLILFGEGERGPELLLMERASSLRSHAGQPSFPGGALDPEDGDPHGDGPLRAALREAEEETGLDPSGVQLFGVLPKLYIPVSGFVVTPVLGWWREPTPVGVVDPNETARVFTVPVADLTDPDNRATTVHPSGHRGPAFLVESALVWGFTAGIIDRLLHYAGWERPWDREKQVPLDWRA; from the coding sequence ATGACACGGGCGAGCCATACGAAGGGCGTGACGCTCAGCACGGACGGCCTGCCGAGCTGGCTGGACCCGGTGGTGCACGCCGTGGAGACGGTCGAGCCGCTGCAGCTGAGCCGCTTTCTGCCGCCGGCGAACGGCGCGGGCCGGCAGTCGGCCGTGTTGATCCTGTTCGGCGAGGGCGAACGCGGCCCCGAGCTGCTGCTCATGGAGCGGGCGAGCTCGCTCAGGTCGCACGCCGGGCAGCCGTCGTTCCCCGGCGGCGCGCTCGATCCGGAGGACGGCGATCCTCATGGCGACGGGCCGCTGCGGGCCGCCCTGCGCGAGGCCGAGGAGGAGACCGGCCTCGACCCCTCCGGCGTCCAGCTGTTCGGCGTGCTGCCCAAGCTGTACATCCCGGTCAGCGGCTTCGTGGTGACCCCGGTGCTGGGCTGGTGGCGCGAGCCGACCCCGGTCGGGGTCGTCGATCCGAATGAAACCGCCCGCGTCTTCACCGTTCCCGTGGCGGATCTCACTGACCCCGACAACCGTGCGACGACCGTCCATCCCAGCGGCCACCGAGGTCCGGCATTCCTGGTCGAATCGGCCCTTGTCTGGGGCTTCACCGCCGGAATCATCGACCGACTCCTGCACTATGCGGGCTGGGAGCGCCCCTGGGACCGCGAGAAGCAGGTCCCGCTCGACTGGCGCGCGTGA